CGTGTGTTTgggggctgtcccagctcccctcaCCTCCAGGGAGGGTTTCCCAAGGGGGCAGGAGTCAAGTTTAAGCTCTGCTGTTCTGTATCCTGTTGTTTTCCTGGCAGGATTGTTGCAGTTTCCTGCACTGTCTTATCTGGAGCAGGGAAGTCAGAGCTCTCCAGTTCTCTGTGTGCATGTCCCGGGTTCTAATCTGCAAAACAGACACTGGAGCCCCTGAGaggcaccaggcagggctgtcacagGGCAATGGGACAAGGACACAGGGGGCAAAGGGCTTTTAGTGCCTCCAAATTAGTGTCTTTATGTAGTGCTCCTGTTTGCACAAGGCTGTGTCTGTTTTATGGGTTCAGGCCTTCAGCACACCTGGGAGGGGGAGACAGGAAGATCCCCACTGGAATCCCAGTGGATTCCAGACAATCTCAGGTCACTCTGGGTCTGACAGACCTTACAGGAGGATAAATCTCAGAAAGTGTTGAGTTtgctttcccccctccccccaaaccAAGGACTCAAAGGACACACataaaatcttaaaacaaaacaaaaaaaaaaacatttccgTGTTTCAGTCAGCCCAAAGTTCAGTCTCTCCTGAAGTGCTGGAGACTCTTGTGAAATTACCTGGCCACATTTTCTGGAATACAGAGGTAAAATCAGTACCCACAGCACTGAGGCCTGGAAAGCTGTGCAGAGTTTTGGCTTTCTCAGGGCCTGAGAAAGCCAAACCttgtagattaaaaaaagaaaaaacaagaccaccacaaaaaaaaaaaaaaaaaaaaaaaaaaaaaaaaaaaaaaaaaaccaaacaaaaaaaccccaaaaacaaaaaaaaaccaaacaaaaaaaagccaaaaaaacccaaccaaaaaaaaaaaccaaccactaaccaaaaaaactccccaaaaccaacaacaacaaaaaaaccaaccccaaccccccaaacaaacaaacaaacaaaaaccaaaaaacccttcaactttattttttccatgagTGAGCCTGAATTTACCTAACTGTAGGTTTTAGCAGCAGACTGAATTCCctgtgggtaaaaaaaaaaaaaataaaaatcctttaCTGTACAGCTCTGGAATGtcctgttttcctgcagaaaggTGTGGGTCCCGTACACAGTGTCCATTATCAGATGGGAGCCTCTCCTGGAAAGAGGATTAACCCACAACATCACTCCCAGCCACACAGCCACTGAATCAGGCACAAGGctccaaaacaagcaaaaaatcccaaactctaaacccagacccttccccagggTTGCTGGAAGCAGGTAAAAACTGGCAAAGATCAAGGtggatttttattattcaaaGGGAAGCCAGTTCAGCCTTTGGGGGAAGGACAGTGGTCATTTTTCTCACTCAGCTGTGAATCCAGACTGATTCCACTTGCCATTCCTTTGAGGGGAtctcagctgctggaaatcTGAGGGTCACAGGAGCCTGAGGGGTCTGTAGCTGAGCAccagagcctgtgctgggaactaaacagcaaaagaagaaaaaaaaaaaggcttttttctttcaaagagaTCAGGAAGAGGAAGACGTGTGCCTGGAGATAAGGGAAGATAAAAGCATTCCATTTGCAGAGGCCTGTGATAGAGATCAAGATGTTCATCTGCCAAGTCAGTGATTTTGTGGCCCTGTGACCATTGGGAGCTTCCCGTTCCTGTTACCTTTTCCCACACACTGAAGGCACCAGATTGTTGGCATGGAAGTTCCTTTGAGTCTGTCTGAATGGCTCAGCCCTTTCAGGGAATTGCACAGGCTGAACTTGAAGATAAAACTGTCTTTTACTTCGGGAGGGAAAATGGTTCTGCCCCAAGTTCAGCTTGTAGGGGCTCAGTGGGAGCAGGCTGTGAGCTCCTCTGGCCTGAGGAGGTCAAACACCTCTGGGGAGAAGCTTGGGCAGAGCCTGTGAGGGGTCAGGGCTGCTGAAACGGCCACTGGAGGTGACTCCCTGCCCTGTTTGCTGGGGTTCATCAGGAGTGAGCTCACAGGAACAGCTGATCCCATACAAGGCCTTGATTAACATCAGGAGCTCACATTGCATTTGCTGCTTCCAAAAAGGCTTTTATTGTCTGATTTTTtgttaaagcagcagcagatttcagTAAAAAATTCTCAGTCAGTCCCGCCTTTGCACATTCCACATGCTGGCACGTGCATCAGCCAAGCATTTGGGCTAAAATTATCTGTGCTATCATTAGGAAGGAACATATGGATTGATGGAACCTAAGTGCAGAaaggagctgtgtgctgtgctgcaggctcaCCCTGAAGGGAGCAGTTCGTGGTCAGCTGGCACCTGTGAGAGGTGTGAGCTGTTCTCTTTGGGCAGGAGAGCCAGTGTGTTGGGCTGTGCTGCATGGGCACTGAGGGCACTGGGcacccagggcactgggcacagtgccagcactcacagcccttcctgccctttTGCTGTTGGCTTCACCCTCGATTTGCACCTCAGGCAGCCTTCCCTTCACCCTCTGACTGCCAGCCTCCTGAGATACATCCCTGTGGACAAAGGATTGTTCATGGATTGCAGAGCAGCCCTACAGCTGGGATGGGCTTCTCCCATGTTGCCCAGCTCTCTGGGAGAGTAGGAGGCCCAAGGCTGgagctcctgtgcctgctcaggtgtgctcaggtgtgctctcagcagcacaCACTCACAGACCACCAGCCAGGACCTGTTCCCCcaagagctgagctctgtgcagccagaaCTGCTCAAAAAAACTGCTCAAAGAACCACTTTAGACAAGGTTCCCGTGTCCAGTGTTTTCAGCCTTGcctcttttcccctcactgATTGCAAAGCTTTTAATTAATCATGGTCTGAGATGTGGGCGTGTGGTGTCAGCGATGGCTCCTGGGCTGCCGTGGTGCTGAGGCCGTGCTGCATGTCCCCTGTGACACAGGAATGACTTCCAGGCATGGAGCCTTCCAGACAGATGGGAGAGTTTCAGATTTAGTCTCTAATAGAAATACAAGTTGCATGTGCAAGTCCTTCAGTTGGGAAACTGCCTCTTGTTGCTGTTTGCAAAGTCAGAGGATGTCAGGCTGAAGCAGCCTCACCATTCTCTCTCTGCAGTTCAGCACTTGGAGACACAGAGCCTGCCAACCCCAGAGCGCTGAAGGAATGGCTTGCAGGGTTCAGTTTGtaaaattctattttcagtgtttatatTTAGTTTCCGTTCCGTTGGTGTTGCAGAGGCTGATCCTGCAAATATTTACCCCAGGCAGGTTTTGTGTGTAGAGTTCCTGGGAGTGCAGTgggagctcagcccagggagGGAACAGGTTTGCAGTGGGTTGAGCACGGAGAAATTCAGTTGCATCTTCTGGTTAgggttttatatatatacataaacaCTTCTCCATGTATATAGCACACACATGTGATGATCCTTTCAGGTTCTGAGAGAGAAAGGCCATTCAAAGCATCACTTACTGATCCCCACCTGAGAGAAGGCTCAGTgagacagagagcagcagcatggTGAGTGTTGTGTTGTGGCATAAATGATAGCacagacaagaaagaaagaacaaattgatttttaaaaggagtCCTGAGATGAGATTGCTGATCTAGAATTATTGCAGTGTTGGGGAGGGACAGAAACAGCCCCAGGACTGCTCTTGTCTGCTTCTCTCTCATGTTGTCTCCAACACCTTTACAGAGCACCACTGACAGAAGGTGCAACAGTACCAGTTCCCTTCAAGCAGATCTCTCCAACCTTGTGATCTGGGCACACACTCATGGCACCATATGCAACCAGATCCCAGGCCTGGAATTTATGCAGAACACAGATCATGTGAGCAGTGACAACAGTGTGCTGTGgatgtgcagagctggacatGCCTATCACTGGCACTGTGGGAAGTCACACAACACAGATGAAGAAGTGACTGAGGCTTTAGAAGGGAGAAAGAGGCTCCTGTCTTCTGAGTCTTTGGCAAGGGAATCCAGCTTTGGGGAAAAGAAGCTCAGGCTGACCCCATCATCTTTTGAGATGGACCAAGAAGATTCTGGGAGCACAGGGTCGTGTGGCAGATCCCAAGGGGTCACTGAGCAGAAGGCTTACAGCCCCTACACAAGGAATAACGAACCCAAGGGGAGTCAAAATATCAGGAAACCCAgattctctgcagcagagcagcacttctCCATGTCTGGTAGTAGAGTCCAGACAGGTGAACAGGATGTGAAGTCCGAAAGGTATGAAGATGCAGAGATCATTATCTCTGATGAGGAGCAGTGTGAGGCAGATGAAGACAACAAAGGAGAAAGAATCAGCCAGGATAATGTGTCAGAGCCATCTGCTGAGAAGTTGCAGATGCACCGCTGCCAGAAGATGGCATTGCACCAGCcaacagccccccaaaaaactgcCTTTGCCCCCACATGCCTGCCCATTCGGCAGGCTCCTGTCAGCAGCTCAGAGGATCTGAGCAGGAACATCTTGAGGCTGGCTCCTACCACTGCTGCAGGGCCCATGGCTGAAACTTCCAGGGCAAGGAGCCTTCTGGGGTCAGCAGTGCCAAAGGTATGTCTCAAACGccttcctgtccccagcactgaagCCAAGGCCCAGCTTGAATCCCAGACCTCAGTGATGTTCTTTGAGCTCcaagccactgctgctgttcagcaaCATCTCCAGCTGAGCCCTCCAGAGTGTGGTGCACTGGGAGTGGGCTCCAGTGGGGATGGTGCTGAGAACGTGGGTAAGGACAGTGAGACATCAGGATCTGAGCAGACACCTTGTTCTTCAGCCTTCCAGAGTCCAGAGAGAcatccacctgcagcctcaAATGGAGGTAAGGCAGCGTGGagttctgtgcctgcaggggTGTGGGGGTGTTCCATTAATAACTTTCCCAAAATATCCAAGGAGTTCACATCACTGCCAAGATCTGTACTGCAGCATCCAAGGAAATCTCTTGGATTTGGGGCACTCCTGTTTCTGCTTTAGGGGACTACAAAGCTCCCTGCCTAAAGGAATTGGTGCTTTTGTGGGGAATGCCCTTCTCTAGGGTACCCAAAGGTGTTCTTGGCTGTGCCCCAGTCCCAACATCCCAGTTTGAATACTTTGGTCTTCCATTTTACCCAGTACCCCTACACAGTATTTTGGCTGCACTTGAGAGAGTCCCTGTGGGAAACTGGAGCTAGAGCAGGGAACTCAGGTTtcaagagaaagaaacaagaagaaataatgCAGACAAATTGTGGCCAAAGCTCTGGCTGCACCAAGGCCAGTGGCAAAACCTGCCAGTGCTAGCAGAATGTCAGTCCTGCGTAGGAAATGCAGGACTCCACACATTGCTTTAGTCCTTgcaagaattaatatttttgtatgtgctgtcctgcagctcaggggccTGGGCATGTCCTTGTGAAGGGCAGAGGTGCTGAGGCAGCATTTGGGGTCTGCTTGGGATGTGCTTACAGCACCAGGGCTGGTCCTGAAAAGGCTCAGGGGTTGTTGTTCCTTGTGGAGCCATAACCACACAAACTGCCACAGCTGGGGCTTGGGAGCAGTATTTTACTATTTTCATAACTGACATCATGTGTCATGTGAAGGGACTGGGAATTCTTCTGGGAATGCCTGTAGTAGCTGTTTCTGCCAAGGTAACTGGCTCATGGCTCAGAGGAGGCCTCAGCATTATTGATTCATGAGCTGTTCCTCTCtgcacctggagcagccagtacaaaacaggccaaaaccccaaaaaagtgGGACAGCCATCAGTCTTTCAGGATGACAACAAAGCCTGTAAAAAAGAATCTGGTGCAAAAAGGGTTCTAGGTGTTGGCTCATGAGCCCTTTTCCATCACCCCATCCTCAGCCCTGGACGAGTCACAGGCGAGCAGATGGAGCTTTCCAGCAATCCAAAGAATTCATTTCTCATGCTACATCGAACTAGGTGGATGTGGGATTACCATGGCAACTTGAGAGAGAGCCCAACTGCAATCCTGGCAATCCTTTAAACAAAATCGTAGTAGACTTTTACTCACCTGTTTGCTCTCCCTCACCATCCACCCCAACCTTTGGttcatgcttttatttcatagtgaaagggaaatttccctgtatggcagtgagcagggccaGCTGCCAAGGGAGAGGGACCCAACTTTCCCTGGAgaactgggcactgctgggttgTGCTGTCTTGTGGAGAACACAAATATGACCCACAGTTCTAGGGGAAGGGGTTTGGAAGAGTCCTGTCCTCTCTGAATGGCTTCCAGAAAGCAGATAGACATTATCTTTATGTTTTACTGATCTTTGTGGATTCTTGTATGGCAGTGGGCAGGGCCAGCTGCCAAGGGAGAGGGACCCAACTTTCCCTGGAgaactgggcactgctgggttgTGCTGTCTTCTGAAGAACACAAATATAACCCACAGTTCTAGGGGAAGGGATCTGGGAGAGTCCTGTCCTCTCTGAATGGCTTCTGGAAAGCAGATAGACACTATCCTGTATCTCCTTGTGTTTTACTGATCGTTGTGGATTCTTCCTGTCCACAAAACTATGTCTTGTCTTTTAGATGTGCtgaagaagcaggagaaaaagaaaagcaataccACTGGATACATAAAAGTGTTCAAAGGGTGGCTGAAGGGGCACCACCCCTCCGAGACGCGCAAGATCCACGCGCTGCCTCCTGCAGACCTCGACCATTACCTGCTGTCCTTCTTCAGCTCTGTCAAAAAACAGAACGGCAGGGATTTTTCTGCCAATTCCTTAAACATCATCCGGTGCAGCATCAGCAGGTACCTCCAGGACCACAACTACCAGTACAGCATATTGAGAGGGCCAGAGTTCAAGGCCTCTCAGGAAGcctataaattaaaatgtaggTTTCTGTTTCAAAAGAAGGAGGAAGCGTGGAAAGTTGTGGAGAACCTGACAGATGAAGATGTGGAAAATCTTCTTGAGAAGGGAATTTTAAGCAAGACAAGCCCTCAGGGCTTGTTGCACCTTGTGTTCACCAGCCTCgttaggggatttggggcaaacACCCACCAGCATGCCTACCAGCTGTACTGGGGACAGGTGGTGCTGAGGAAGACCAAAGGAGAGGTGGAGTACTTGGAGTGGAAGAATGATCTGAGCCCCAAGGGAAATGAAGGGGAGCTAAACCCACGGCTCTTTGCCAAGCCTGAGGATCCAGAGAACTGCCCGGTCTCCAGTTACAAGGAGTATGCCAGGAGGAGGCCAGCAGACATGCTGAATGACAACCACCCTCTTTACCTGGCTCCCAGGTCACTGTACTCTGTCTGGGACAAAGTGTGGTACATGAGGAAGGCACTGTCAAAAGCCAAAATTCGTAATATCTTGAAAGTTATTAGGCAGGAAGTCAGAGGAACAGTGAGGAGGAGTGAGAAATAGGGGCGTCCCTTCAGCTTTGCCCCTTCAACCACTCCAAGGCTGCTCTGAAACGCAATCCTACTGCAATAGTTGGTGTAAGTTGAGAACAGACATCCTTCTGCTGACCTTCACCTTGGCACTGAAGGTACCTACAGATCTGCAGTGCCTTGGCTTTCAGGGAAGTtcctttgttgttgtttctgttaCTGGAATTGATAATTCAGTGAGTTAATGAGAGTCTTCAGTTTCACATTTGCCAAACGAGTTAATGTTCTACCACACAGTCAATGCTGTTAGAAACCACCACTGCTGACACAGAGAGGgcttggggctggcagggcctggcCAGGAGTGTCAGCTGCACCCACATTTTGAGGCTGACACCCCACAAGTTCAGCCAGTGGGGAaggatgagcagcaggagagtgATGACGCTGCCAATCCCAACCTTGCAGGAATGCTTCTGACAAGGTTCAGGCCATTTCCCTTAGGGAAAGATTCGTAGATTGAAGAAGTTGTGGCTGTTTTAACAAGTTATTTAAAGTGTCTGACAATGTTGAAAGGTTTTATGGTAAGTGGTTTCCCTGGAGTGCAAAACACAGCTCCACAAAGGCACTGGGAggtgtgctcagctctgctcagctgccccagcactgttAACAGCTCAGTCAGTTTTTGGTTGCATTGTTGGCAGAGCCAAATAAAAGAACCTTTAATTCAGTCCAGTCTGTCTGTGTCTGAAGAGCAGGTGATGCTTTCCTGGAACACTGCTGTGTTCCCTGTTGTGCTCAgtctcccctgctcccagcccagtgccacagAGCTTTGGGCCCTTTGGAGCCTTAGGAGCCATTCCCATGGTGTCAAACGAAGCCTTGGGGGTCAAGCTCTTTGCCCCACTTGGTCCCATCCAACCAACTGAACATCAAGAAGTAACTTCAGGACGTTTGAAGAGACATAAAACCAGACAAACTCCTCGGGTGCTGGAGGGTGTCTGCTGGCTCCTCTTTGCTTTGGAGCACCAATGGCATCACCATGACACCAGACTGAGAGCTGACCCGAGGGTCCTGCTGGTTCTGAGTGACCCAGCTATGGTCACACCTCTGCTCCCCGCTTCCCtcagcccccagacccccagacCACCCCGCTTTGGGCTCTTCCTCCTCGTTGCTGGGTTGCACTGTCTGCCTGCTCTGACCTGTCCCAGCACCTGGGCACCTCCCTGGGGCTCCACTGGGGAAATCCCGGTCAGTGCCCGCACCAGGACCCGCCCGTCAGCAGAGTGGGGTCGGTACCGGGGTCCCGGCTTGTCCGTACCGGACCCCCATCAGCATTTGTGGAGGGGGTCAGTACCGGGGTCCGGGCGGGCCCATTTCGGGGTCTCAGTGGATCTGTACCGGACCCCCATCAGCGCTTGCAGAAAGGGTCGGTACCGGGGTCCCGGTGGGTCCAAAATGGACCCCGGTCAGCGCTTGCAGAGTGGGGTCGGTACCGGGGTCTCAGTGGATCTGTACCGGACCCCCATCAGCGCTTGCAGAGTGGGGTCGGTACCGGGGTCCCGGCGGGTCCGTACCGGACCTTGGTCAGTGTTTGCAGAGGGGGTCGGTACCGTCGGTACCGGGGTCCCGGCGGGTCCGTACCGGACCTTGGTCAGGCGTATGTTTGCAGAGGGGGTCGGTACCGTCGGTACCGGGGTCCCGGCGGGTCCGTACCGGAGCCGCGGGCGCTGCCCGGGAGCCCCCTAGCGGGGCCGGCCGGACGGGCACGGGGCTCACCCCGCGCTTGGGGTCGAACGGGACTTTCAAGCCCACCCGGTGCCATCCCCCGgtgccgcccccgccccgcacAGCGATTCCTCGCACCGGCCCCCGGTGTTCCCAAGCCCGCCCGGTGCGAACCCggtgctcccccagccccgcatCCCAACCCCCAATCCCATCCCGGGGCTCCTCTGAAACACCGAAGCAAAACCAGCGGAGCAGACGGACAGAACAGGCCTGGAAGACCGAGGGAGTGTAACAACTCTTTAATAAATTAGCtaaataaacagcatttctgtatatttttatattccaTTGCTGCATCTCCATGGATCACAGGAGTTAAACCAATGTTGATTCCCAAGTCCCACGGCAACACTGATCCAGAAGTCTCAGTTCAGGTACCCCCAAGGCAATGCTCAGCCTTGCAGTACTTAAAAACCTAAAAccactgagaaataaaacagctttttcGTAAGCCTGAGACAGCTCCCGAGGGGCAAAGTGAATTATCGGGTGATTTCACCTGGCTGGCTCCAGGTGGAAGTGATTAAAAAGATACTgatccaattttttccctcttaagaaaaaaataaaagtgttccTCCACCCcgcagggaggaggaggaggaggaggaggaggaaggagctgatCTATTGCATGGAAGGATTATCAGTTTAACAATAAACCAGATTGATTAGCAGGGTTCACGTCTCTGTTGCGATGGGTGGAACTGATCGAGTATTTAGGTCATGCATCAGCCGGTggtgagcagggccagcccccATCGCGGGCTCCCTCAGTCCTCATCCCGCACGTACTGCCCCGCCTCCCAGCGCTGGGCCATGAGGCTCTTGTGGCGAAACACTCGGGTGCTTTCCACCACCTGCAGAGACCAGAACGAGCGGGATCTTTGTAAAGAAGAGACTTTCACAACGGTCTggtttgcagagctgctcccactctcctgccagctccccagcccGCTCTGCCTAACCCAGTGTCCACCCGAGTGGTGCCCATGGGAGCCAGGACCATCCTGGCCACCCCTGTCCATCCCACAAAGCCTCCAGGAgtgaggggagctggggaaggtgggGGGTCTCAGGGCTTTACCTCTGTGTTGACCTTGTCAACGGGTTCAATGCCTGCGTACTGTGGGAAGAGGAAAACACGATTAGATAatggcagcctggcaggggaaTATCCAGAAGTTGCTGGATCTGGCTCCCAGCAGGGGCACAGGAGAGGCAAGGGAAGGCAGCACATGCAGCCAaaccctccctggggctggggaacaAGCCCAGACCCGGATTCCTCACAGGAATCCTCTCCAGTCCcacccagtgctggcagctctgaacAGCAGGCACTGCTTGGGGGCTCACATGGCCCCTTGATGGTGCCACCAccaccagagctgagcagccggatctccagctccagctgggagtcAGGAacagccacctccagccccagagccaccagTATTCCCCAGGCTCAAGCTCCTCAACCACTTGGCGTGTTCACCTTTCCATCCTCCTTCACCCTCCTCCTCCGCTCCTCGAAGGGGCTGGAATGTGACGAGTCAGGGGTGAGGGTctctgcactgccctgggaggAACTGGTCACTCTCAGCGGGGTGAAGGATGAGATCAGCCCCAGGATCCCCGTCTGGtgtgaggcaggagaggaggcaggagaCTCGGACACTGAGTAGTTGCCACTGGCACCTGAGGCAGCTGTGAGAGAAAGAACATTTGGGGGGTGACCTCAGTTCCATTCCCAGGGGGTGGAGACCCACAGGAGTGTCAGGCCCCCGCCCCAAACCTGCTTCCATAGCAGGTCCAGCAGGTTTGGTCATAGCTGGGACCCCATGCCTGGGGCCCAGTCAAGGAACAAGGGGTAAAATGCATGAGCTGGGCCCTTCCAGCCCTGTTTGCTGCTGTAACGTGACACAAACTCAGCAAGACCTGAGCATCTGGAGTCCTGCAGAGCCTatccctcctcagcagcagttctgctgacTCCAGTGTGCTGGTATCAAGCACACAGGAATCCTTACAGCCATCCCACCAAATCACTTCTCCGTCCCTGTGCTCCCTTACCAGAGCTGTGCCGAGAGCGGGAGccctcctgaggagcagcaccgCTGTAGGTGTCCATCAGCCTCCTccgctgctcctgcagctcctcttccctctgcaggTCACCCCGGATCTCCTCCTCGATCAGCGCCGACGTCTGCGGCTTCCCCGTGCGCAGCCGGTACTGCTCCTCGCGGCCGTCCTCCCTCCTCTGCGTGCCCATGTCCTCCACGAAGGACACCTTGGGCTTCCAGAAGGAGAGGTTCAAGTACTCTCTGGgcaggacagcagtgctggtggggCTCGGGGTGGAGCTGGGAAGTTTTCCTCCCCAGGAATCCTCGCTCCCCCATTTGCTGGCGCTGGCGGAAGCGTGCGGGGACGCCGAGGGCAGCTCCCGGCTCCTCTCGCTGGCGGCGAAGCGCggctgggacagctggaagTGGGCGATGCTCGCTGTGTAGCTGGGGATGTTTCTCCCAGCCTTGCTGTcttctgtggggctgggctgctccgCCACAAGCTCTTTaagccagctcctcctctcctctgcccgCTTCAGGGGAGTGGGCTTCTCTGGGGGGGCTTCCTCCTGCTCGAACACCCTCCTGcgctcctccagctcctgctgcgTGCCCCTGTCGTACGcccccagcagcctcccctgccTCTTCAGATCTTCCTCACGCTTCGTTTCCTGCTCAATTTCCCTCTGGACATAAAGGGAAG
The DNA window shown above is from Camarhynchus parvulus chromosome 28, STF_HiC, whole genome shotgun sequence and carries:
- the LOC115914428 gene encoding LOW QUALITY PROTEIN: uncharacterized protein KIAA1958 homolog (The sequence of the model RefSeq protein was modified relative to this genomic sequence to represent the inferred CDS: substituted 1 base at 1 genomic stop codon), with product MSEQAAPALRFGFWSRWSSTDRARPGNSLLPALPHRCCRSREEPRDRGERRGLSAPCRYRSRAPPAGTGTEPSSSCRYRDRASSASTRAELPLPVPAELPLPVSVPSALLPVPGPSSPCRYRASAGTGAELPLPSTTDRRCNSTSSLQADLSNLVIWAHTHGTICNQIPGLEFMQNTDHVSSDNSVLWMCRAGHAYHWHCGKSHNTDEEVTEALEGRKRLLSSESLARESSFGEKKLRLTPSSFEMDQEDSGSTGSCGRSQGVTEQKAYSPYTRNNEPKGSQNIRKPRFSAAEQHFSMSGSRVQTGEQDVKSERYEDAEIIISDEEQCEADEDNKGERISQDNVSEPSAEKLQMHRCQKMALHQPTAPQKTAFAPTCLPIRQAPVSSSEDLSRNILRLAPTTAAGPMAETSRARSLLGSAVPKVCLKRLPVPSTEAKAQLESQTSVMFFELQATAAVQQHLQLSPPECGALGVGSSGDGAENVGKDSETSGSEQTPCSSAFQSPERHPPAASNGDVLKKQEKKKSNTTGYIKVFKGWLKGHHPSETRKIHALPPADLDHYLLSFFSSVKKQNGRDFSANSLNIIRCSISRYLQDHNYQYSILRGPEFKASQEAYKLKCRFLFQKKEEAWKVVENLTDEDVENLLEKGILSKTSPQGLLHLVFTSLVRGFGANTHQHAYQLYWGQVVLRKTKGEVEYLEWKNDLSPKGNEGELNPRLFAKPEDPENCPVSSYKEYARRRPADMLNDNHPLYLAPRSLYSVWDKVWYMRKALSKAKIRNILKVIRQEVRGTVRRSEKXGRPFSFAPSTTPRLL